CGGCACATCGCGCAGCCCGTGCCTGCGGCGGCGTTCGAGCGTGGCCTCGTCCGGGTGCACGCCGCGGAACTCCTCGACCATCGCCGTGGTCGCACCGACGATGAGCACGTCGGCGAGGTCGCTGCCGAGCTTGAGCACCTTCTGGTCCGCCGGGCTCGACAGCCGGCGCGCGCGGCCGCCGACCTCGACGGCGCCGTCCGCGCTGGAGACGTAGTTGACCGCGAGCCAGCGCCGCGCTTCCGGATAGGTGTAGAGCTGCTCCAGCCGCTCGTCGTCGATGTCGGCGGGCTCCGGCCAGATCTGCTTGATCACGAAATCCACTCCTGCGCCCGCGCGGGCGTCCGGGTGCCGTTGATGCAGGCCACCATCTCCAGCGTGCGCCGGGTCTGCAAGGCCTGGTGCACGCGGAACATCGCCGCACCGGCGCGGGCCGCGAGCGCGGTGGCCGCCAGCGTGCCGGTGAGCAGCTCGTCGCGATCGGCCACGTCGAGGTCCAGGCTCTCCCGGACGAAGGTCTTGTTGGACAGCGCCATCAGGACGGGCCAGCCCGCGGCGACGATCTCCTCGGTGCGGGCGACGAGGGTGAGGTGGTCAGTGGTGTTCTTGCCGTACCCGGTGCCGTCGATCAGGATGCCCGCGCGCGGAACGCCCCGGGACTCGGCGAGCTCGGCCAGCCGCACGGTCGCCGTCACCACGTCCCGCACGACGTCCTCGTAGTCCGAGCGGACGGGCACGGAGCGGGGCGTGCGCGGGGAGTGGGTGCAGATGTAGCCGGCGGAGTAGGTCGCCGCGACGTCGAGGATCTCGGGATCGGCGGCGCCCCACGCGTCGTTGATGATGTCCGCGCCTGCCCGGCAGACCGCGTCGGCGACCTCGTGCCGCCAGGTGTCGACGCTGATCAGCACGTCCGGGTAGGTGGCCTTGATCCACTCGACGGTGGGCAGCACCCGCCGGATCTCCTCGTCGGCGTCCACCTCGGCGCCCGGGCTCGCGGTCACCCCGCCGATGTCGATCACGTCGGCGCCCTCGGTGACGGCCCGCTCGACGGCGGTCTTGGCGGCGTCCTCCTCGAAGGTGGCGCCGCGGTCGTAGAAGGAGTCCGGTGTGCGGTTGACGATGGCCATCACCAGCGCGCGGTCGCGAACGACCCTCCGGCCGCGGAACGCCAGGTCGAACGCACTGGCACCGAGATCCTGCACAGGCCCGATCCTTCCTGCGGTAGCTGCCCGGACGCCCCGTCAGACGCCGGTACGGCTCAGTCTGCCAGAGCAGACCCCACCCGTGACCAGGGCGATCCGGGTGAGAATGCGGCACCCACCGCCGTACGTCGGTGCCGCCGGAGTTCAGGTCGGTGCGGAATGGTCCGATGCGCCCGGTTCCTCGCGGAACGGGTATTTCGGGCGTCGCGGCGAAGGCACGGCCTCGAAGGCGGCGGTGGTTCGGTCGTTCACTGCCTCGTCGTGCTCGTGCGGCCCGGCTATCGGCTGATTAGTCCTATGTGGATTTGCTCACTTCCTGAAGGCTCGAACGAGCAGCGCCCCGATGCCGATGATGACGGCGAGCACCGCGATCACCACGATGATTTCCGAAATGCCAGGCATGCTGATCATGCGTCCACCTTCTCAGATGGCACCGACGGCGGGGCGCCCGGGAGATGCTCGTCACCGGTCCCAGTAAAGGGACGCAGTGCCGCCCGAATCCACTGTGGACTCTGAAGCTCGTGGCGGCCTGGGGAGCGGCACCTTGGCAAAGGGTAACCAGTTGGTTACTCTTGTGTGGTGGACGAGGTGGCGAAGGCGATCGCGGATCCGGTGCGGCGCCAGATCCTGGAGATGCTGCGGAACGCCCGGTTGTCCGCGGGGGAGATCGCGGAGCGGTTCGAGATCAGTCGCCCGGCGGTCAGTCGTCACCTGCGGGTTCTGCGGGAGAGCGGGCTGGTGCGCGATGAGCTCGTCGGCAGGCGGCGGCTCTACGTGCTCGACGCCGCGCGGTTCACCGAGCTGATCGAATGGCTCGCTCCGTTCGTTCCGCCCGTCGGCTGGGAGCGCCGCCTCGACGCGCTGGAAACCGAGGTCCACCGGACCCGCCGCGAGCGCCGGACGGCGGCACATCGACACGACTGACGGGCTGGGCGAGATCGGGTCGGGCTGAGGGCCCGGGCGGGGCCGGTTCGGGAATTCACCCGCACCGCGCCCCGGCCGGGGTGGGTATCAGCGGGGTTTGGGGAGGTCGAGCTGCTTGCGCAGGTCTGCCAGGCCTTGCGTCTTCTCCACGTCGCGCCAGTCCTCGACGTACTGGTGGAGCACGAAGATCAGCCTGCGGGCTCGTTCGTACCGTTCGTCGCTCCAGGTCTTCAGGCGCTCCAGAGCCGCGTGCACCGGTTCGAAGTCCGGGGAAGCGGGGAACAGCTCCAGGCCGATGTCGGCGAGTGCGGGCCGGCTCAACCGCTCGAAGTAGCAGGCGGTTTCGAACGGGTCGCGGATCACGGTGCCTTCGGTCACGGCCGGGATGTCCTCGACCTGGTCGGCGACGATGTCCATCCACGGGTTGCCCGCCAGGTGCTCGCCGTACCGGATGCCGACCCACCGGGTCAGTCCGTCGGCACGGCTGTTCGCCGGGAGGGACTCACGGAAGGCGTAGCTGAGCACCTCGCTCGCGGGCTCGTTCTTCCCCTGCTCGATGAGCACGTGCGCTTCGAGGTGGCCCGCGTAGGCGGCGAGCAGGCCGTCGCAATGCGACCGCGCGCTGCTCAGCGGTTCGAGGGCGGCCGCTGAGTCGCCGACCTGGATCAGGAGATTGCCCAGGATGAGCTTGGTGATGTCTCGCTGCCTCAGGATGGTGCTGATGGCGTCGTCGTCGTACTCGGCCTCGTTCTCCCACGCTTCTTCGAGGCGGGCGAGGGATCGTTCGAATCCCTCCCGGGCGGCCGGCAGGTCCCCGGTGAGCTGGCTGGCGAGGTGGTCGAGCACGGGCTCGGGGCCCGCGATGCCATCATCGAAATCTGCGGAGAGCATCACCACGGCCAGGGGACCGAGCCAGGGGTCTTCGCCCGCGGCGACCTGCTCCAGCCACTTCTCGCATCCCTCGCCGAGCCCGTTCTCGGCGAGTTCGACGCCCGCCAGCGCCATGGCGGCGTGCCCGGCCACGGCGGTGCGGCCCGATTCGGCGATCGTGCTCAGCGCGGCCTTAGCGTTCCCGGCATCGCCCGCCCGGTAGGCCGCCAGTTCGCGTTCGACCGCATCCGGGATCGGGCTCAACGGGTCCGGCGGGAGCGGCTGCGGCATCCCGTGGGTGTCCAGCAGGGATTGGTCGGTCATGTCGCTGCTTTCTGTAATCGGATCATCGCGGCGCAGCATGGCAGAACCGGCCGACATCGTGATCAACGGCCGTCGAGGCGCTGGTGCGCCGCTAGCCGCCGGTGATGTCGGTCCAACCGTGGTTCAGCCATCCCTCCTGGTCTCCGATCGTGATGGGCACGTCCGGTGCGGGGAACGGGTCGGGGACGTCGAGGACGAGGTCCTCGTCGTCGGAGGTGGCCAGCGGGTTCTGCAGGGGTGGCAGTTGGGCCGCGATGGTGTCCCAGTCGATGGTGTAGCTCGTCGCCGGTGAGGTCTTCCCGCTCAGGTTCCGGATCTCGGTGAGGGTTCGGACGACTCCGTCCTCGCAACGGGAGCGGATGAGCGGGTTGAGGTCCAGGCCGTGCGCGAGCACCCCGCGCTGGACCACCCAGAGGCACACCTGCTCGCCCGGGCCGGTGGTCGGGCTCTCGCCGTTGTACTGGTCCTCCAGCGCAGCGCGGATCTCGGCCGGGTCGGCGGAGAGGTAGCCCATGTCGAAGGCGTTCGGTGTTTCCTCGTAGAGGAATTCGAGCAGGTAGTAGCTGCGCACTTCCGGTTCGTGATCCGGCTCGGTGTTCTCCACGTGTGCTCCGTTCGGACTGTTCGCGCCAGTCAGGCAGTGCGGTGGCGGGCTGCTGCGCGGATGGCGAGGAGGAGCGGGAGGGAGCCGACGTCGCGGATCATCGGCGGGAGGCTCGGGGCGTCGAGGACGGCCGTTCCCGCTGCGAGTTCGGTTCCCAGCGCTTCGAGGTCGATTTCCAGCACCGTGACGTCCGAGCTGTACAGGCGTTCAGCGCCGCGTGGTCCCGTTCCTCGGATTTCCTCGCTCGACACCGACAGTTCCGTCACGCCGAAGAACTCCGGTTTCGCGCCGCGCTCCATCCAGCGCGCGAAACCCGTCAGCTCCGTGCTCGCGATGGTGTCCGGGTGCAGGCCCGTCTCCTCGCAGAGCTCGCGCTCCATGCCGGTTCGCACGACGTCGGTCAGGGTGCGCCGCGCCTTGCCGTCGGAGTCGACGAGGTCGCGGGGTTCCAGGGAGCCGCTGCCGGACGGGGCCAGCAGCAGCGGGCTCGCCGTGTTGCGGTCGGACTGGCTCACCAGCAGCAGCCGGCCGTCGGTGGTGATCGCCAGCGTGGAGATCCCCACGACGTCGGACAGGACGCTGGCCGCCAGGGTTCGGGCACGACCGGAAGCGTCGGTGAGCAGGCGGCGGCGCGGGTCGAAGTCCTCGCCCGTCTCGCGGTTGGTGATGCGCATCGCGCACAGCTCGTTGGAGCACTGGAAGTCGAAGAAGCGGGCCTTGTGCAGCTGGAGCTCGGTCTCGCCGTCGCCCGGCAGCGGATCGGTTCGCAGGCCCACGACCGGCCCGTTGAACAGCAGGCGCCCGCGGGCCCGGATGGGCAGCACGTGCGGGGCGGTGGCGCGCAGGACCGGTGGCAGCCGGTAGGGCTCGTCGGCCACCCGCACGGCGAAGGTGCGCTCCCGCAAGGCGCGGTCGATCTCGTCGCTGAGCAGCGCGGTACCGCGGTTGGGCAGGTAGCTGTAGCCGGCTTCCGGGTACGCGGCGGGCGGCGGGATCTGCTCGTGCGGGAAGGGCGCGGCGATCAGCGAGAACTCGTGGGAGGACCAGCGCTTGCGCAGGTTGCGCAGGTCGCGGACGAAGGTGGCCGTGCCCAGCAGCAGGGCGATCACCGAGATCACCACGCCCACCGCGCTGGGCAGGATGGTGATCGCGCCGAGCAGCACGCCGAGGGCGGAGACCAGCACCGGCCACTCGCGGACCGCCAGAAACCACGTGTGGTCGGCCTTGGAACGCGCCCGACGCAGCAGCTTGCGCAACCGATGCCCCCGAAGATCGAATTCCCGGAACTCGATCACAGTAGGCCAGCAACGCATGCCGCGGGGAGGGTTTCACGGGAACGGACGGGGCTCGAGCGCCCCGTCCGTCCTCAGTGGAGCGTCAGGCGTTGATGTCCGACGGGTGGGTGGCCAGCGGCGTCACGTGGATGCTCATGTGCGGGAACAGCGGCAGGCCCGACAGGAGGGTGTGCAGCTCGTCGTTGGAGTCCACGTCGAAGATCGAGATGTTCGCGTACTCGCCCGCGATGCGCCAGATGTGCGGCCACTTGCCCGCGCGCTGGAGGTCCTGGGAGTAGGCCTTTTCCCTGGCCAGCAGCTCGGTGCGGGCCTCGGGGTCGAGGTCGTGCGGCAGGTGGACGTCCATTCGGACCTGGAACAGCACGGTCAGTCCTCCTGCCGGTCGAGCGCGAATCCGTAGTCGATCCTAGCGCTGCCGTCGTCCTGGCCGACCGGCGCGAGGATCAGCTCCGGCTTCACCGCGTTGGCGATGTCGTCGGCGTTGTGCGGGTCGCCGGGGAAGTACAGCTGCGCGATGAGCTCCTGGTGACCGGGCGCGGAGACCTTCACGTGCAGGTGCGCGGGACGCCACGCGTGCCAGCCCGCCGCGGCGATCAGCTTGCCGCACGCACCGTCGGTCGGGATCTGGTAGGGCGCCGGCTGGATCGTGCGGATCCGGAACTTGCCGTCCGGGCCGGTGGTGAAGCTGCCGCGCAGGTTCCACTCCGGGATGCCCGGGGCGAACTGGCTGTAGTAGCCGTCGGCGTCGGCGTGCCACAGCTCGACGGTGCCCGCCAGCGGCGTGCCGTCGACGGAGGTGATCGAGCCCTCCCACAGCAGAGGGGTGCCCGCCTCGCCGTCGCGCATCGGCAGATCGGCGTCCGCGCCGCGCTCGGGGGCGTTCGGGACGTAGTACGGGCCCTCGATCGAGCCCTTGCTGCCCTGGCGGTCGGCGGTGGCCACGTCCTCGACCACGTGCTCCACCCACACGTCCAGGAACAGCGGCCACTCGCCGTCCTCGCCGACCTGGATCAGCCACGCCTTCAGCGCGTTGTACTCGTCGTAGGTGACCTGGTGCCTGCGGATCGTCTCGTGGATCGCGCCGAGGACCTCGCGGGCCAGCAGGTCGACGCGCTCCTTCGGGGTGTCGCGAACCGCGTCGTAGGGAGACTTGTCGTGGTGGAAGCGCTCGGTCGCGGCGGCTCCGGAAGCGGCTGCGGTGGCGGTCTCGTCGGTGGTGCTCATCTGGGTTCCTCCGGTTCTCACGAGGTGCGGTAGCGGGCGAGCTTGTCGGGATCGATCTCGACCCCGATCCCGGCACCGGGCCGGACCCGCAGCTCGCCGTCGGTGATCAGCAGCGGTTCGGTGAGCAGGTCGTCGGTCATGTCCAGGAAGTTGGAGAGCTCCGCCGCGCGGTGCGAGGTCCGCTGGTGGGCCGCGCCGAAGGCGATCGTGCAGGCAGTGCCCAGTTGACCGTCGATCTGGTTGCCCATGACGACCTCGACGCCGAGCCCCTCGGCGAGGTGGTGCGCGCGCTGCGAACCGGTGAAGCCGGTGCGGGCTGTCTTGATGCTGATCGCGGTCGCCGAGCCGCCGAGCACCTCGCGGGTGATGTCGGCCGGGGTCACCGCGGATTCGTCGGCGATGAACGGCACGTCCAGGTGGCCGACCAGCCAGCGCCTGCCGAGCACTTCGTCGGCCGCGCAGAGCTCCTCGGCGAAGAGCAGGTCGAGGTCGGCCAGCCTGCGCATCGCCCGCATCGACTCCGCCGGGGTCCACCCGCGGTTGCCGTCGACGTAGAGCTCCACGCCGTCGCCGAACGCCTCGCGCAGGGCGCGCACCACGGCGATGTCCAGGTCGACCGGGCGGCGGCCGACCTTCACCTTGAAGGTGCGGATGCCGTGGGTGGCGATCATCCGCTCCGCCTCGGCGACCATCGCGGCGGGCTCGTCGAAGCCGAGCATGTGGCTGACCCGGAGGCGGTCGGTGTAGCCGCCGAGCAGCTCGCTGACGCCGAGCCCGACGGTCTTGCCGAAGGCGTCCCACATCGCCATGTCGATGGCGGCCTTGGCGGTCGGGTTGCCGACGGTGCGGCCGAGCCGGGCGCGGGCGACCTCGCGTTCGGTGACGCGGAGCCCGGTGACCTGCGGCGCGAAGAGCGATTCGACGACGGCGACGATCCCGGCCTGGGTCTCGCCGTAGGTGAACGGGCGGGGCGGTGCCTCGGCCACGCCGACGATGCCGTCCTCGGTGTGCACGCGGATCAGCACGTGCTCGGCGGTGGCCACCTCGCCGGAGGCGAACTTCAGCGGTTTGGCGTACGGGATGGCGAACGGGATCGCCTCCACCGCGGTGATCTTCACGCGAATCCTCCCGCACGGGTCTCGGCCGCGCGCGTGATTGCCCGGTCGCGCAGCGTGATCGATTCGTCCACTGTGGAATGGGGTGAGGTGCGCGGCTGCGGCGCTCCGCCCTGGCGGCTGCTCCGGAACGGGATCACATCGGCCTCCTCGTCGCGCCGCTGCCTGGGTGGTTGCCGAGGGTAGGGGCCGGTCTGCGGGCCCGGAATTGGTAGAGCCCCTGCGGGCGTAGGGGATTCCTTCAGGCGGGCTGCCGGGGTGAACCGATTCCGAAGGCGTCTGACCTGCGGTGATGGCGTGGAGTGTGGTCGTGGAGCGGCT
This portion of the Saccharopolyspora antimicrobica genome encodes:
- the catC gene encoding muconolactone Delta-isomerase, which translates into the protein MLFQVRMDVHLPHDLDPEARTELLAREKAYSQDLQRAGKWPHIWRIAGEYANISIFDVDSNDELHTLLSGLPLFPHMSIHVTPLATHPSDINA
- the catA gene encoding catechol 1,2-dioxygenase, with product MSTTDETATAAASGAAATERFHHDKSPYDAVRDTPKERVDLLAREVLGAIHETIRRHQVTYDEYNALKAWLIQVGEDGEWPLFLDVWVEHVVEDVATADRQGSKGSIEGPYYVPNAPERGADADLPMRDGEAGTPLLWEGSITSVDGTPLAGTVELWHADADGYYSQFAPGIPEWNLRGSFTTGPDGKFRIRTIQPAPYQIPTDGACGKLIAAAGWHAWRPAHLHVKVSAPGHQELIAQLYFPGDPHNADDIANAVKPELILAPVGQDDGSARIDYGFALDRQED
- a CDS encoding mandelate racemase/muconate lactonizing enzyme family protein — its product is MKITAVEAIPFAIPYAKPLKFASGEVATAEHVLIRVHTEDGIVGVAEAPPRPFTYGETQAGIVAVVESLFAPQVTGLRVTEREVARARLGRTVGNPTAKAAIDMAMWDAFGKTVGLGVSELLGGYTDRLRVSHMLGFDEPAAMVAEAERMIATHGIRTFKVKVGRRPVDLDIAVVRALREAFGDGVELYVDGNRGWTPAESMRAMRRLADLDLLFAEELCAADEVLGRRWLVGHLDVPFIADESAVTPADITREVLGGSATAISIKTARTGFTGSQRAHHLAEGLGVEVVMGNQIDGQLGTACTIAFGAAHQRTSHRAAELSNFLDMTDDLLTEPLLITDGELRVRPGAGIGVEIDPDKLARYRTS
- the folP gene encoding dihydropteroate synthase, encoding MAIVNRTPDSFYDRGATFEEDAAKTAVERAVTEGADVIDIGGVTASPGAEVDADEEIRRVLPTVEWIKATYPDVLISVDTWRHEVADAVCRAGADIINDAWGAADPEILDVAATYSAGYICTHSPRTPRSVPVRSDYEDVVRDVVTATVRLAELAESRGVPRAGILIDGTGYGKNTTDHLTLVARTEEIVAAGWPVLMALSNKTFVRESLDLDVADRDELLTGTLAATALAARAGAAMFRVHQALQTRRTLEMVACINGTRTPARAQEWIS
- a CDS encoding metalloregulator ArsR/SmtB family transcription factor: MDEVAKAIADPVRRQILEMLRNARLSAGEIAERFEISRPAVSRHLRVLRESGLVRDELVGRRRLYVLDAARFTELIEWLAPFVPPVGWERRLDALETEVHRTRRERRTAAHRHD